One Fontisphaera persica DNA window includes the following coding sequences:
- a CDS encoding tetrathionate reductase family octaheme c-type cytochrome: MKTVFALATLALALAAPAARAATAAVHQFIPQYTDARTCLQCHENVAGEIMHTVHWRWEYTDPATGKRLGKNNVINNYCIAVRSNEPRCTSCHIGWGYSNASFDFNNANAIDCLVCHDTTGTYKKFPTGAGYPVIGAPKEFPAGSGNFWQPPDLTYIARNVGKTSRATCGACHFFGGGGDAVKHGDLDSTLTHPSRALDVHMGTNGLNFTCATCHLPDDAPRHEVLGSPYTQSTNAIALTCEKCHGSAPHADAANPLLAQRLNAHTARVACQTCHIPAFARGQPTKMHWDWSTAGVKNTNGALMTVKGPDGTVIYDTQKGSFLWSKNVLPNYVWFNGVVDYITADDPVSSNQVVRINTLQGDRLDAKARIYPVKRFTGIQPYDAGLNRLAVPHLFPSGSTDTNAYWRAFDWNKALAAGQAAVGRTYSGILGFLRTEMFWVQNHMVAPKEDALQCGDCHAPRGRFDFASLGYPADVAFRLQNMSGFKFTASSHGGRRDQLVLRFQTGPGYIYQVQSSTDLTRWTDAPNGRFTGGANITEVGWTNASPAATRAFYRVIRLAQ, encoded by the coding sequence ATGAAAACTGTATTCGCCCTCGCCACCCTCGCCCTCGCGCTGGCCGCGCCCGCCGCCCGCGCCGCCACCGCCGCCGTCCATCAATTCATCCCCCAGTACACCGACGCCCGCACCTGCCTCCAGTGCCATGAAAATGTGGCCGGGGAAATCATGCACACCGTCCACTGGCGCTGGGAATACACCGACCCCGCCACCGGCAAGCGCCTCGGCAAAAACAACGTCATCAACAATTACTGCATCGCCGTCCGCTCCAACGAACCCCGCTGCACCAGTTGCCACATCGGCTGGGGTTACAGCAATGCCAGCTTCGACTTCAACAACGCCAACGCCATTGACTGCCTCGTCTGCCACGACACCACCGGCACCTACAAAAAATTCCCCACCGGCGCCGGCTATCCCGTCATCGGCGCGCCCAAGGAGTTTCCCGCCGGCAGCGGCAACTTCTGGCAGCCCCCCGACCTCACTTACATCGCCCGCAACGTCGGCAAAACCAGCCGCGCCACCTGCGGCGCCTGCCACTTCTTCGGCGGCGGCGGCGACGCCGTCAAACACGGCGACCTCGACTCCACCCTCACCCACCCCTCGCGCGCCCTGGATGTGCACATGGGCACCAACGGCCTGAACTTCACCTGCGCCACCTGCCATCTCCCCGACGACGCCCCGCGCCATGAAGTCCTCGGCTCGCCCTACACCCAGAGCACCAACGCCATCGCCCTCACCTGCGAGAAATGCCACGGCAGCGCCCCCCATGCCGATGCCGCCAACCCGCTGCTGGCCCAGCGCCTCAACGCCCACACCGCCCGCGTCGCCTGCCAGACCTGCCACATCCCCGCCTTTGCCCGCGGCCAGCCCACCAAAATGCACTGGGACTGGTCCACCGCCGGCGTCAAAAACACCAACGGCGCCCTCATGACCGTCAAAGGCCCTGACGGCACCGTCATCTACGACACCCAGAAAGGCTCCTTCCTTTGGAGCAAAAATGTCCTCCCCAACTACGTCTGGTTCAACGGCGTGGTGGACTACATCACCGCCGATGACCCCGTGAGCAGCAACCAGGTGGTCCGCATCAACACCCTCCAGGGGGACCGCCTCGATGCCAAAGCCCGCATCTATCCCGTCAAACGCTTCACCGGCATCCAACCCTACGACGCCGGCCTCAACCGCCTGGCCGTCCCCCACCTCTTCCCCAGCGGTTCCACCGACACCAACGCCTACTGGCGCGCCTTCGACTGGAACAAGGCCCTCGCCGCCGGCCAGGCCGCCGTGGGCCGCACCTACAGCGGCATCCTCGGCTTCCTCCGCACCGAAATGTTCTGGGTCCAAAACCACATGGTCGCCCCCAAGGAAGACGCCCTCCAATGCGGCGACTGCCATGCCCCGCGCGGCCGCTTTGACTTTGCCTCCCTCGGCTATCCGGCGGACGTCGCCTTCCGCCTCCAAAACATGAGCGGCTTCAAATTCACCGCCTCCTCCCACGGCGGCCGCCGGGACCAGCTTGTCCTCCGCTTCCAAACCGGCCCCGGTTATATCTACCAAGTGCAATCCTCCACGGACCTGACGCGCTGGACGGATGCCCCCAACGGCCGCTTCACCGGCGGCGCCAACATCACCGAAGTCGGCTGGACCAACGCCAGCCCCGCCGCCACGCGCGCCTTTTATCGCGTCATCCGCCTCGCCCAATAA
- a CDS encoding ammonia-forming cytochrome c nitrite reductase subunit c552 translates to MNTLASGFRQQARPAVRRGLAYGLAFLAAGWAAAVYGAAHGDPWEIHLREPHEGGMPGRPIITSIRTTTNQQVVVTWRGFVDPVTPFLLQGNTGLRSNGWQTLATTYGLSATVPLGDNATFRIVAPSPQYAGSTECSACHRGTHSRWAETMHAHALDSLKRINMHNNSRCLPCHTVGYGLPTGYKSETETPDLANVGCESCHGPSAAHAANPFDPTTRPVKELASQLCGGCHTDAHHPTFNEWETHLHAEVNEEIAAGFLGAEATSLGRMNSCGACHSGSVRYAMLKEPATTNSLPALMTNVFHLPPGVSAGREAAEIGITCVVCHSSHTKTAHGYQLRYPMFSTNAYNMVTSGTNMVQKGYDANVQVCGQCHNGRGADPSGTSRPPHHSPQYNILVGNLGVVPTNAPAPMSPHWQLEKQCVDCHMQKVTVTNPTANNPNHTGHNFNPTQTFDKCRDCHTGQDDEWMELLIEFTQEVTRNKIAEVKSNLVLWATTKAPAALRNAGRVVRVVNGVRVTNSVPELAWEFSTPGQLSPAPAGALSWTGPSATVQNNPTNGLPQAIKEARFNLYLVEHDGSYGVHNNAYARYLLRVANDKVKAELAK, encoded by the coding sequence ATGAATACCTTGGCATCTGGTTTTCGGCAACAAGCGCGCCCGGCGGTTCGCCGCGGTCTGGCCTATGGCCTGGCCTTCCTGGCGGCAGGCTGGGCGGCGGCAGTTTACGGGGCGGCGCACGGCGACCCGTGGGAAATTCATTTGCGGGAGCCGCATGAGGGCGGCATGCCGGGGCGGCCCATCATCACCAGCATCCGCACGACGACCAACCAACAGGTGGTGGTGACGTGGCGGGGGTTTGTGGACCCGGTGACGCCGTTTTTGCTGCAGGGCAACACGGGGTTGCGCAGCAACGGATGGCAGACGCTGGCCACGACGTATGGCTTGAGCGCCACGGTGCCGCTGGGGGACAACGCCACGTTCCGAATTGTGGCGCCCTCGCCCCAGTATGCGGGGAGCACGGAGTGCTCGGCGTGCCATCGGGGCACGCACTCGCGGTGGGCGGAGACGATGCATGCGCATGCGCTGGATTCCCTGAAACGAATCAACATGCACAACAACAGCCGGTGTCTGCCGTGCCACACGGTGGGGTACGGGCTGCCGACGGGCTACAAGAGCGAGACGGAGACGCCGGACCTGGCGAATGTGGGCTGCGAGAGCTGCCATGGGCCGTCGGCGGCGCATGCGGCCAATCCGTTTGACCCGACGACGCGGCCGGTGAAGGAGCTGGCGTCGCAGTTGTGCGGCGGGTGCCATACGGACGCGCATCATCCGACGTTTAATGAATGGGAGACGCATTTGCATGCGGAGGTGAACGAGGAAATAGCCGCCGGTTTTCTGGGGGCGGAGGCGACGTCGCTGGGGCGGATGAATTCGTGCGGGGCGTGTCATTCAGGGAGCGTGCGGTATGCGATGTTGAAGGAGCCGGCGACGACGAATTCGCTGCCGGCGCTGATGACCAATGTGTTTCATCTGCCGCCGGGGGTGTCGGCGGGGCGCGAGGCGGCGGAGATTGGGATAACGTGCGTGGTCTGCCACAGCTCGCACACCAAGACGGCGCATGGGTATCAGTTGCGGTATCCGATGTTCTCGACCAACGCGTACAACATGGTGACGTCGGGGACCAACATGGTGCAGAAGGGGTACGATGCGAATGTGCAGGTGTGCGGCCAGTGCCACAACGGGCGCGGGGCGGATCCTTCCGGGACGTCGCGTCCGCCGCATCATTCGCCGCAGTATAATATACTGGTGGGGAATCTGGGGGTGGTGCCGACGAACGCGCCGGCGCCGATGTCACCGCACTGGCAGTTGGAGAAGCAGTGTGTGGACTGCCACATGCAGAAGGTGACGGTGACCAACCCGACGGCCAACAATCCCAATCACACGGGGCACAATTTCAATCCGACGCAGACGTTTGACAAGTGCCGCGACTGCCACACGGGGCAGGATGACGAGTGGATGGAGCTGTTGATTGAGTTCACCCAGGAGGTGACGCGCAACAAGATTGCGGAGGTGAAGAGCAATCTGGTGTTGTGGGCGACGACGAAGGCGCCGGCGGCCTTGCGGAATGCGGGCCGGGTGGTGCGGGTGGTGAACGGGGTGCGGGTGACCAACAGCGTGCCGGAGCTGGCGTGGGAGTTCAGCACGCCGGGGCAATTGTCGCCGGCGCCGGCGGGGGCGCTGTCGTGGACGGGGCCGAGCGCCACCGTGCAGAACAATCCCACGAATGGCTTGCCGCAGGCCATCAAAGAAGCGCGCTTCAACCTCTATCTGGTGGAACACGACGGCAGTTATGGCGTGCATAACAACGCTTATGCGCGGTATTTGTTGCGGGTGGCCAACGACAAGGTGAAGGCCGAGCTGGCCAAATAG
- a CDS encoding cytochrome c3 family protein: protein MLKRILDGIPGGGWGLAAVGGLALLAASCATVTRTVVVPPDIPGAKYVGSKECEQCHEEIYKDFQTAAHARLMAKGPNALNMGCESCHGPGSLHVESGGERRMASHNLTLEATVVSDRPTILNPRKSSETCFTCHLDKRGAFQTPHHHPVPEGRMSCTDCHDPHKGPATRGGGTALLAQNEACLKCHETQRGPYVFEHAAMREGCTTCHDPHGTVNAKMLTARNANLCLKCHFQQVTPGKILIGGVDHKISLQQGTCWTAGCHEAVHGSRVNPSLRF, encoded by the coding sequence ATGTTAAAACGAATATTGGACGGAATACCGGGCGGGGGCTGGGGCCTGGCGGCGGTGGGGGGGCTGGCGTTGCTGGCGGCCTCCTGCGCCACGGTGACGCGCACGGTGGTGGTGCCGCCGGACATTCCGGGAGCCAAGTATGTCGGCTCCAAGGAATGCGAGCAGTGCCACGAGGAAATCTACAAGGATTTCCAGACGGCGGCGCACGCGCGGCTGATGGCCAAGGGGCCGAATGCCCTGAACATGGGGTGCGAGAGCTGCCACGGGCCGGGCAGTTTGCATGTGGAATCGGGCGGGGAGCGGCGGATGGCGAGCCACAATTTGACGCTGGAGGCGACGGTGGTGAGCGACCGGCCGACGATTTTGAATCCGCGGAAATCGAGCGAGACGTGTTTCACCTGCCACCTGGACAAGCGGGGGGCGTTTCAGACGCCGCATCATCATCCGGTGCCGGAGGGGCGGATGAGCTGCACGGACTGCCATGATCCGCACAAGGGGCCGGCGACGCGAGGCGGGGGCACGGCGCTGCTGGCGCAGAACGAGGCGTGCCTGAAGTGCCATGAGACGCAGCGGGGGCCGTACGTGTTTGAGCATGCGGCGATGCGGGAGGGGTGCACGACGTGCCATGACCCGCACGGGACGGTGAATGCGAAGATGCTGACGGCGCGGAATGCGAATTTGTGTTTGAAGTGTCATTTCCAGCAGGTGACCCCGGGCAAGATTCTGATTGGGGGAGTGGATCACAAGATCAGTTTGCAGCAGGGCACGTGTTGGACCGCGGGATGTCATGAGGCGGTGCATGGCTCGCGGGTGAATCCGTCGTTGCGGTTTTAA
- a CDS encoding c-type cytochrome, with product MIKHLVIIGVVALAAAGLQAQDAKAIYEKECAKCHGSDGKGDTKMGKKLGAKDYTDPKVQEKMKDEEAFKAIKEGLKEGDKTLMKPTEGLTDDQIKALVKYMRTFKK from the coding sequence ATGATCAAACACCTCGTCATCATCGGGGTCGTCGCGCTGGCGGCGGCCGGATTGCAAGCCCAGGATGCCAAAGCCATTTATGAGAAAGAGTGCGCCAAGTGCCACGGCTCGGATGGCAAGGGCGACACCAAGATGGGCAAGAAACTGGGCGCCAAGGATTACACGGATCCGAAGGTGCAGGAAAAGATGAAGGATGAAGAGGCCTTCAAGGCCATCAAGGAGGGCTTGAAAGAAGGGGACAAAACCCTGATGAAGCCCACCGAGGGCCTGACGGATGACCAGATCAAGGCGCTGGTCAAATACATGCGCACGTTCAAGAAGTAA
- a CDS encoding cytochrome c3 family protein: MAEQPQRETAPNPLLHRNWLLVAGLIIMAGSLFSFLMLFVMHGMKGGSNAYVGILTFFVAPAFLFLGLGLAVLGVWWRRRQIMKGGGPAPRLQFDLSMARDRRVVLVGIGGLLAFLLISALGSYQTYHFTESTVFCGQACHQVMEPEMTAYQNGPHARVSCTECHIGPGAEWFVKSKLSGSYQVYATLANKYPRPIPTPIKDLRPAQETCEQCHWPAKFVGNTDRLYTYYLGDETNTVHHLRLLLKVGGADPTHGPVGGIHWHMNVGHIVEYVPADDSRMVIPYVRLTDMQGRVTEFHLPGYTNKVDRSRMRRMDCVDCHNRPAHIFKAPNDAVNLAMSLGQIDPGLPWIKTNALYILTQNYQTAEEATQKIAQFIRAKYPGHPKAEAAVVALQEIYRRNFFPGMKVNWRAYPNHIGHKDWPGCTRCHDDKHVSADGKKKIVFKDCSICHIILAQGDGAKLEQLNARGQPFEHPGDEIPSGYQCHECHNGGPM; encoded by the coding sequence ATGGCTGAGCAACCCCAACGCGAAACGGCTCCCAATCCGCTGCTGCACCGCAACTGGCTGCTGGTGGCCGGGCTAATCATCATGGCGGGCAGTCTGTTTAGCTTTCTCATGCTGTTTGTCATGCACGGCATGAAGGGGGGCAGCAATGCGTATGTGGGGATACTGACGTTTTTTGTGGCGCCGGCGTTTTTGTTTTTGGGGCTGGGGCTGGCGGTGCTGGGGGTGTGGTGGCGGCGGCGGCAGATCATGAAGGGGGGCGGGCCGGCGCCGCGGCTGCAATTTGATTTGAGCATGGCGCGGGACCGGCGGGTGGTGCTGGTGGGCATTGGGGGGTTGCTGGCGTTTTTGTTGATTTCGGCGCTGGGCAGTTACCAGACGTATCACTTTACGGAGTCCACGGTGTTTTGCGGGCAGGCCTGCCATCAGGTGATGGAGCCGGAGATGACGGCGTACCAGAACGGCCCCCATGCGCGGGTGAGCTGCACGGAGTGCCATATCGGGCCGGGGGCGGAGTGGTTTGTGAAGTCGAAGCTGAGCGGCAGCTACCAGGTGTATGCGACGCTGGCCAACAAATATCCGCGGCCGATTCCCACGCCCATCAAGGACTTGCGGCCGGCGCAGGAGACGTGCGAGCAATGCCACTGGCCGGCGAAGTTTGTGGGCAACACGGACCGGCTCTACACGTATTATCTGGGGGATGAGACCAACACGGTGCATCACCTGCGGCTGTTGTTGAAGGTGGGCGGGGCGGACCCGACGCACGGGCCGGTGGGGGGCATTCACTGGCACATGAATGTGGGGCATATCGTGGAATATGTGCCGGCGGATGATTCGCGGATGGTAATTCCGTATGTGCGGCTGACCGACATGCAGGGGCGGGTGACGGAGTTTCATCTGCCCGGTTACACCAACAAGGTGGATAGGAGCCGGATGCGGCGGATGGATTGCGTGGACTGCCACAACCGGCCGGCGCACATTTTCAAGGCGCCCAATGACGCGGTGAATCTGGCGATGTCTCTGGGGCAGATTGATCCGGGGCTGCCGTGGATCAAGACCAACGCCTTGTACATTCTCACCCAAAATTACCAGACGGCGGAGGAGGCCACCCAAAAGATCGCGCAGTTTATTCGCGCCAAGTATCCGGGGCATCCGAAGGCGGAGGCGGCGGTGGTGGCGCTGCAGGAGATTTACCGGCGCAACTTTTTCCCGGGGATGAAGGTGAACTGGCGGGCGTATCCCAACCATATCGGGCACAAGGATTGGCCGGGGTGCACGCGGTGCCATGATGACAAGCATGTGAGCGCGGACGGGAAAAAGAAAATCGTGTTCAAGGATTGCAGCATCTGCCACATCATCCTGGCCCAGGGCGATGGCGCCAAGTTGGAGCAGCTCAATGCGCGGGGCCAGCCGTTTGAGCATCCGGGGGATGAAATTCCCTCGGGTTACCAGTGTCATGAATGTCACAACGGCGGCCCGATGTAG
- a CDS encoding cytochrome c3 family protein, with protein MSGFTFWRRVAGLGLGLGLALGQLSAAETRPEIISNEDCLDCHGEAQVRKVKGKEVPLPAFPTNLFSASVHAKINCVDCHVGIKEAVHDTPLPRPQCAQCHPPQTNHVQAAAEYATSIHGLSHVLGSSASAHCWDCHGAHEIIPTKHPGSPVYKLNLARTCAKCHDNPGLTQEYRMRFPHVADEYQESIHGRALQLKGLIVAPSCNDCHGVHDIKRTVDRSAPINPANVAKTCGKCHVKVEEIYERSVHGQLLAKGDKRAPSCNDCHTAHTIEPPHSGHFKSISDRICGRCHEDRLTHYRDTYHGKAMALGKPNTAPDVAACFDCHGHHDVLPASHPDSRLSASNIVQTCAQCHPGATASFAKYIPHANPMDRENYPVLHAVFVGMTGLLLAVFAFFGAHTLLWLVRSVYLYLTDSKKFREAKIQTQQGDEWFTRFVPFERFLHVLVVSSFLLLVITGMPLKFYYTDWARAMFHVMGGPDVARILHRFGAIITFLYFGLHLADLAWHAWSHRQAVRDPATGRVSWKRLKDVLISPDSMIPTLQDWRDFIAHNRWFFGKGPKPQFDRWTYWERFDYFAVFWGVAIIGMSGLIMWFPQFFSHFMPGWMINVALIVHSDEALLAAGFIFTIHFFNTHFRLEKFPMDTVIFSGRISKTEMLHERRRWYDRLVAEGRLDQFRVKDEWARWQVIARAFGYFFFGTGVVLLLLIIYAMTSRLLH; from the coding sequence ATGTCAGGATTCACATTTTGGCGCCGCGTGGCGGGCCTGGGGTTGGGCCTGGGGCTGGCCCTGGGCCAATTGAGCGCGGCCGAGACGCGGCCGGAAATCATCAGCAACGAGGACTGCCTGGACTGCCACGGCGAGGCGCAGGTGCGCAAGGTGAAGGGCAAGGAGGTGCCGCTGCCGGCGTTTCCCACCAATTTATTTTCGGCATCGGTGCATGCAAAAATCAATTGCGTGGACTGCCATGTGGGGATTAAGGAGGCGGTGCACGACACTCCCCTGCCCCGCCCGCAATGCGCGCAGTGCCACCCGCCACAGACCAATCATGTCCAGGCGGCGGCGGAGTATGCCACGAGCATTCACGGGCTGAGCCATGTGCTGGGGTCCTCGGCGTCGGCCCACTGCTGGGACTGCCACGGGGCGCACGAGATTATCCCCACCAAGCATCCCGGGTCGCCGGTGTACAAGCTGAACCTGGCGCGCACGTGCGCCAAATGCCATGACAACCCGGGGTTGACGCAGGAGTACCGGATGCGGTTTCCGCACGTGGCGGATGAGTATCAGGAGAGCATTCACGGGCGGGCGCTGCAATTGAAGGGGTTGATTGTGGCGCCCAGTTGCAATGACTGCCACGGCGTGCATGACATCAAGCGGACGGTGGACCGCAGCGCGCCCATCAACCCGGCCAACGTGGCCAAAACCTGCGGCAAATGCCACGTGAAGGTGGAGGAGATTTACGAGCGGAGCGTGCACGGGCAGTTGCTGGCGAAGGGGGACAAGCGCGCGCCGTCGTGCAATGACTGCCATACGGCGCACACGATTGAGCCGCCGCACAGCGGGCACTTCAAGAGCATCAGCGACCGCATCTGCGGGCGGTGCCACGAGGACCGGCTGACGCATTACCGGGACACGTATCACGGCAAGGCCATGGCGCTGGGCAAGCCCAACACGGCGCCGGATGTGGCGGCGTGTTTTGACTGCCACGGGCACCACGATGTGCTGCCGGCCAGTCATCCGGACTCGCGGCTGAGCGCGTCCAACATTGTGCAGACGTGCGCGCAGTGTCATCCGGGGGCCACGGCGAGCTTTGCCAAATACATTCCGCACGCCAACCCGATGGACCGGGAGAATTATCCGGTGTTGCACGCGGTGTTTGTGGGGATGACGGGGCTGCTGCTGGCGGTGTTTGCGTTTTTCGGGGCGCACACGCTGTTGTGGCTGGTGCGCTCGGTGTATTTGTATCTGACCGACTCGAAAAAATTCCGCGAGGCCAAAATCCAGACCCAGCAGGGGGACGAATGGTTCACGCGGTTTGTGCCGTTTGAGCGGTTTTTGCACGTGCTGGTGGTGAGCAGTTTTCTGCTGCTGGTCATCACGGGGATGCCGTTGAAGTTTTATTACACGGACTGGGCCCGGGCGATGTTCCACGTGATGGGCGGGCCGGATGTGGCGCGGATTTTGCACCGGTTTGGGGCAATCATCACCTTCCTGTACTTTGGGCTGCATCTGGCGGACCTGGCTTGGCACGCGTGGAGTCATCGGCAGGCGGTGCGCGATCCGGCGACGGGCCGCGTGTCATGGAAGCGGCTGAAGGACGTGCTGATCAGCCCTGACAGCATGATTCCCACGCTGCAGGACTGGCGGGACTTCATTGCGCACAACCGCTGGTTTTTTGGCAAGGGACCCAAGCCGCAGTTTGACCGGTGGACGTACTGGGAGCGGTTTGATTATTTTGCGGTGTTCTGGGGCGTGGCCATCATCGGCATGAGCGGTTTGATTATGTGGTTCCCGCAATTCTTCTCCCATTTCATGCCGGGGTGGATGATTAATGTGGCGCTGATTGTGCACTCGGACGAGGCGCTGCTGGCGGCGGGGTTCATATTCACCATTCACTTTTTCAACACGCATTTCCGGCTGGAGAAGTTCCCCATGGACACGGTCATTTTCTCCGGGCGCATTTCCAAGACGGAGATGCTGCACGAACGCCGCCGGTGGTATGACCGGCTGGTGGCCGAGGGGCGGCTGGATCAATTCCGCGTGAAGGACGAGTGGGCGCGCTGGCAGGTGATTGCGCGGGCCTTTGGGTATTTCTTCTTTGGGACGGGAGTGGTGCTGCTGCTGCTCATCATCTATGCGATGACTTCGCGGTTGCTGCACTGA
- a CDS encoding Gfo/Idh/MocA family protein — MATLHHLRAGVIGTGFIGPVHVEALRRLGIQVTALCDLPDRVRPAADRLGIPAAYTDYRKLLAAPDVDVVHITAPNRFHCEMALAALAARKHCVCEKPLAMNTRETARIVQTARRAGTVFAVNYNVRFYPAVLQLRRMVERGDLGDIIHVNGSYLQDWLFKPTDYNWRLLPKEGGPLRAVADIGTHWMDTVSFILGAPITRVMADLATWHKTRQRPLGEVQTFAREDQTTRYATYPVKTEDFASVLLEFRNGARGNLAVSQVAAGRKNCIRLEIYGSKQSAWWCSEEPETLCLGRRDEPNAVALRGTPAFGPDAAPFVDYPAGHVEGFPDTFKMLFRAVYRAIAEGNTTAPLFATPEDGHQEVAVCEAILKSHQTRRWTAVRA; from the coding sequence ATGGCAACCCTCCACCACTTGCGGGCCGGTGTCATCGGCACCGGGTTCATTGGGCCGGTTCACGTGGAAGCCCTGCGCCGGCTGGGCATCCAGGTCACCGCGCTGTGCGACCTCCCGGACCGCGTCCGCCCCGCCGCCGACCGCCTCGGCATTCCCGCCGCCTACACGGATTACCGGAAACTCCTCGCGGCGCCAGACGTGGACGTCGTCCACATTACCGCGCCCAACCGCTTTCATTGCGAAATGGCCCTCGCCGCCCTGGCCGCCCGCAAGCATTGCGTCTGCGAGAAACCCCTCGCCATGAACACCCGCGAAACCGCGCGCATCGTCCAAACCGCCCGCCGCGCCGGCACCGTTTTCGCCGTCAACTACAACGTCCGCTTCTACCCCGCCGTGCTGCAGCTCCGCCGCATGGTGGAGCGCGGCGACCTCGGCGACATCATCCACGTCAACGGCTCCTACCTCCAGGACTGGCTCTTCAAACCCACCGACTACAACTGGCGCCTCCTCCCCAAGGAAGGCGGGCCCCTGCGCGCCGTCGCTGACATCGGCACCCATTGGATGGATACCGTCTCCTTCATCCTGGGCGCCCCCATCACCCGCGTCATGGCGGACCTGGCCACCTGGCACAAAACCCGCCAGCGCCCCCTCGGGGAAGTGCAGACTTTCGCCCGCGAAGACCAAACCACCCGCTACGCCACCTACCCGGTAAAAACCGAGGACTTCGCCAGCGTCCTGCTCGAATTCCGCAACGGCGCCCGCGGCAACCTGGCCGTCTCCCAGGTCGCCGCTGGACGCAAGAACTGCATCCGCCTCGAAATCTACGGCAGCAAACAATCCGCCTGGTGGTGTTCCGAAGAACCCGAAACCCTCTGCCTCGGCCGCCGCGATGAACCCAATGCCGTGGCCCTGCGCGGCACCCCCGCCTTCGGCCCGGACGCTGCGCCCTTCGTGGACTACCCCGCCGGGCACGTCGAGGGATTCCCCGATACCTTCAAGATGCTTTTCCGCGCCGTGTACCGTGCCATTGCGGAAGGCAATACCACCGCCCCCTTGTTTGCCACGCCTGAAGACGGCCATCAGGAGGTGGCCGTCTGCGAAGCCATCCTCAAAAGCCATCAAACCCGCCGCTGGACGGCCGTCCGCGCCTGA
- a CDS encoding DUF1501 domain-containing protein: MKTMTEPLGCPEYAALVTGQGPRLSRRSMMRVGLMGAATFMLGDFLSFGPLAATPDASKKPKAKSVIQIWLWGGPCHLDTFDPKPEAGAAYAGPLVSPIETNVSGIRICELLPLLAKQADKYTLIRSMTHGNNGHETAAYWVQTGRSPGGTEVYPSMGAVTALFKGYEAGYSGLIPPYIVLTEPQGRFSEAGFLGSKYKPFATGGDPAQARFVVEGVVAQGITDERQRHRRDLLEQIDTLRRLAPGDPQVKSLEAAEKMAYDLILGDAGKVFDLSEEKDELRDRYGRNTFGQSCLVARRLVERGVPYVTINSKGWDTHKEHFQAMRRKLPELDKGLATLLQDLHDRGLLDTTIVWCCGEFGRTPKVDIEAPWNGGRGHYGRVFSALVSGGGFKRGQVLGASSERGEEVKERPVYPADLIGTMYELLGIDLQAKLPHPQGKLARVMPVGEEGLKTAGLLREII; encoded by the coding sequence ATGAAAACCATGACTGAGCCTCTGGGATGCCCGGAGTACGCCGCCCTGGTGACGGGCCAGGGGCCGCGTTTGTCCCGCCGCTCGATGATGCGGGTGGGGTTGATGGGAGCGGCGACGTTCATGCTGGGAGATTTCCTGAGTTTTGGCCCGCTGGCGGCCACGCCGGATGCGTCCAAAAAGCCCAAGGCCAAATCTGTCATCCAGATTTGGTTGTGGGGCGGGCCGTGTCATCTGGACACGTTTGACCCGAAACCGGAGGCCGGGGCGGCCTACGCCGGGCCGCTGGTCTCGCCCATTGAAACGAATGTGAGCGGGATACGGATTTGCGAGTTGTTGCCGTTGCTGGCCAAACAGGCCGACAAGTACACGCTGATTCGCAGCATGACCCACGGCAACAATGGGCATGAGACGGCGGCGTACTGGGTGCAGACGGGCCGGAGTCCCGGGGGGACGGAGGTGTATCCGAGCATGGGGGCGGTGACGGCATTGTTCAAGGGGTACGAGGCGGGCTATAGCGGTTTGATTCCGCCTTACATTGTGCTGACGGAGCCGCAGGGGCGTTTTTCGGAGGCGGGATTTCTGGGGTCGAAGTACAAGCCCTTTGCCACGGGCGGAGACCCGGCACAGGCGCGGTTTGTAGTGGAGGGGGTGGTGGCTCAAGGCATCACGGACGAGCGGCAGCGACACCGGCGCGATTTGCTGGAGCAGATAGACACCTTGCGGCGGCTGGCGCCGGGGGACCCGCAGGTGAAGTCGCTCGAGGCGGCGGAGAAGATGGCGTATGACTTGATTTTGGGGGATGCCGGCAAGGTGTTTGATTTGTCGGAGGAAAAGGACGAGCTGCGGGACCGGTATGGGCGGAACACGTTTGGGCAGTCGTGCCTGGTGGCGCGGCGGCTGGTGGAGCGGGGGGTGCCGTATGTCACCATCAACTCGAAGGGGTGGGACACGCACAAGGAGCATTTCCAGGCGATGCGCCGCAAGCTGCCGGAGCTGGACAAGGGGCTGGCGACGTTGTTGCAGGATTTGCACGACCGCGGGTTGCTGGACACGACGATTGTCTGGTGTTGCGGGGAGTTTGGGCGGACGCCCAAGGTGGACATCGAGGCGCCGTGGAATGGAGGGCGGGGGCATTACGGGCGGGTGTTTTCGGCGCTGGTGAGCGGCGGGGGCTTCAAGCGGGGGCAGGTGTTGGGGGCGTCCAGCGAACGGGGCGAGGAGGTGAAGGAGCGGCCGGTGTATCCGGCGGATTTGATTGGGACGATGTACGAGCTGCTGGGGATTGATTTGCAGGCCAAATTGCCGCATCCGCAGGGCAAGCTGGCGCGGGTGATGCCGGTGGGGGAGGAGGGGTTGAAGACGGCGGGGTTGTTGCGGGAAATCATTTGA